tgaagagcctccctaaaaatttaattggaagttgggaggagcttgaggatgcttttagggctaactttcaagggacctatgtccgacctccggatgcagacgatttaagtcatataattcggcagcccggagagtcagcccgaaagctttgtaacagatttctcactaagaagaaccaaatcgtcgactgcccggacgccgaagccttagcaactttcaaacacagcgtccgagacgaatggctcgccagacacctcggccaagaaaaaccaaggacaatggcagccctaacaagccttatgacccgcttttgcgagggcgaagatagctggctggcccgtagtagcaccagcgacccaggcacaactgaagtcagggatggtaatggaaaaccacgacgtaataaaagcaagcgtcggaataacgaagacagcccagacaacacggcggtaaacgctggatttaggggctctcgacccggtcagcggaaaaagcttttcaaaggcaacagagatggaccgtccagcctaaacaagattctagacaaattatgtcagattcatggcacctccgataaacctgcaaatcacacccacagagaatgctgggtcttcaagcaggccggtaagctaaacgccgaacacaaggggagggagaaaccaagcgaagacgaggatgagcctcgtcagcaagacactgggggacagaaaaagttcccaccagaggtcaaaacagtgaacatgattcacgtgacaaagaggagaagcaaacatgcactccgagacacacgtgccgtagagcccgtcacccctaagttcaacccttggtcggcctgcccgatcacttttgatcgcagggatcacctgactaGTATCCGGtacggaggattggctgccttggtgctagacccaattattgacggataccatctcacccaagtcctcatggacggcggcagtagtcttaatctgatatatcagaacacagtccgcaaaatggggatagacccgacaagaatcagccacagtaatactacctttaaaggaataataccaggcccagaggcccactgtacgggctctctagtactagaggttgtattcggttctcccggcaacttccgaagtgaaaagttaaccttcgacatcgctccattccgaagcggctatcaagcactactcggaagaacagcttTCGCTCATTTTAATGCAGTACTGCATTACGCTtgtcttaagcttaagatgcctggTCCACATGGCATCATCACAATTAGCGGGAATATTGAGCGTTCCTTGcgcgcggaagaacgtgtggcggctttagcagccgaacactaaacggtCTCTCCAACCAGAACAAATGATCGGTCATCAAGACCGCGGAcgcggctagacgagtccggcgtatcactagctgtaacagcttagttaaacatgagattggtttgatggatatacccccataggcggtactaggggcttcccgcatgtaaaaaggactacagttcggctcgaccttacttatcttgaattttactggtttattgagaataaccaatttttgcacgacaactttcacctaagttcttctcttttgcagatgataatcatgctacacccttccagggtacgacacaacggagacacaggcacagacgtgcagcagggccccgctcaaaggtttcttttttagattaagaccctgtgtaaaccttttttactgtctcttgttgcttcacatcctccggatactcagtataaccgagagggatgctgacgttattggcatttcgccatgtcagaataatgcacgtacctggacacttggggttcattatcaagggcgctactcagcccggtatatgttgtaaagaccgaataccttagggagtgttcggcgtcgcgagtttggccttatatgcatcagctccgaatcatgtctttggtcaaatgttgggtttgcccagctcccgtgtttttgctaccttacgttccgctctatcggctaaggtggcatcgggagaactactgcgattgtgccctggttcatccggatgagcacctcagtagagaaagccgaaaactgactgtcatgataaagcgtgagactggtcaaccactcgatgactcatcggaatcttcgggattcctccgcattaacgaaggaccggtttccccagtcatgtacgtacgcgcaccgtattcggatagccgcagaaataccaggggctatatcgtagccccactgtcaaactcctatggttaagtgaaagtgttaaagcaatatagtccgattgcctcgttcgccgcgctaccacctccttcatggaccaagacgttggattaagtgtgaagacgcgcttttgcgaacacccccgcattatatgcgtgggggctgaagccgacaactgcaaactttcaggatatatatatacatacataaacgaccgcacaggaggcataatcatactttcaggcaaaagtataaacacaacctttataattcaaataacattgttcttacaattgggatacatgtcactagaacatgatactcttcgagcattgagcctctattaaacgagcgccttctaagacttcttcaaaatagtgctcggccgatacccggcctaccgccgaactctgggatgcaatagcggtggcatccatctctgcccagtatgtcttgacacgggcaagagccatccgcgcaccctctatgcacgccgacctcttcacagcgtcgatatgcggcacagcaccaaggaattgttgcactaagccaaaataactattcggctttggtccttccggccaaagatgatccacaacagacctcatggcaagcccggacaacctatggagctcggcccactcggccatttgctcatttaacaccaacggacgcgccggagcattgaactgcgaccagaacaactttcccacttcgtgatctttttgatcttcaaaaaagttggtcgcatcagcagcacttgccgccaaatccaggtacgcgtccgcagaactccataattgatccagaagggcatacttaggatctccgaactttgtccgcaacaaaaagggcttcccagccgtgatatttccggcttgacgtagctcctccttcgccgctctgattttagagcgggcttccttggctgctaccgtggctttctccaggtccgccgtctttgttcggttttccttttcaagaagctcataacggtcggcggcatctttcagctcaacatccatcttggctattttctctttgctctagcaatgggcagcctgttcggctcttagctcttcgaccgcctttagggcggccgcatcactcctcctggcttgttccttggttCGGGCAACTTCCGctcgaagggtctccacggcggcagccccatctgcagtcacagcatattacagatactagcatcatgctcctcttactatgtgttgatcataggagaatacgtaccctgtgcctcgtcaagccgcttgtttacaagcatgatgttggcatctgccgcatcaagttgtcgcttcagttcggcaaactcaccagtccggctagcaaccggaccctcagccgcctgcacatgaaagcagcacggttattacctgggactatgatcctctatttgccgtATTTTTTGACAGCAAACAgggtctcaggggctactatctgcatagggcacacttagcgtgtgcggtaccgtcaaaaaatatatattactttgcgtaccacAAAGCCTCTCAgtaggctcataaaagcttcatgcaacccgctttcggcggatgaaatcctctcaaccaccgtacccattagcgtacgatgcgcttctgagatagccgcttgctccggAAGATTCATCAGTACGTCTGATCGCGCACCGGACAgccccggactctttctgttgctctccttaggagccgaatactccgaactttgggtggccgaagggttacccttTGGCCtgggcggatcaggagaaatcctccgtgacgacacctcagggtcgtccgcttcatgaggcggggaggcacgggggggtgtttcgctctccatcatctccggaagaagatcccctgaagacgaactctgtcgagaagggctacgatcctaACTACAAGACATATGTCTCGGTTATTGTTCTCAAAAACGAAGCAgggtatatttactataaagcacttttgtttacttacagctcgatggagggctggtccccttgcgggtactgtgcggtaaggatgccctccggggtagggtCCTCTGACAAAGGTTTCTTCTCTCGTTTGAAAGCCGTTGTTTCCAATTCTTcagaggcggcccttttccttccttggggagggggaattttagattcttctccccggttatcctccttcgcggaggcactaattcccccggtctggatgaataatgagtgcggcccgctttcggctgctttgttcctccctttatcttcccctgatggcgcttgataaggcgcaagctcaagcatcctggctagtacaggatctggtgggccttcgggaaggggggccggacacctgatcatcttcgcctttttgaTCTAGCCCTGGTCAGAAGGCAACTTTTTAGAATGATGTTGTGGCAAATTAAAAGACAACATGTTCGGCCGCGGAATTACTTACTtcggtatctggacgattgcagctcagacccgcatcctcgatgGTGTCTGGACACTTTacttgtgatccgaagaacaatccgtACATCTCTTCATGCgtcatgccgaagaagtgctgaatagttcgcggtccttccgggttgaactcccacatacggagaggtcgacatttgcaaggcaggactcgacgaactagcatgacttgcattaccttgacgaggctgacatctctctcgaggatatctcggatgcggctctgcaatgtcggcacatcatttgctggcccccagtccagccccttgttgacccatgatgcCAGTTGTGGCAGGGGACCCTAGTGAAAAGCAGGGGCGGCAACCCACTTAGTACcacggggagctgtgatgtaaaaccactcccgttgccataagctggacacctccgggaaggaaccctttggccatggagcatcggcgcatTTGCTTACTATGGcgcctccgcattctgcgtgtcgcccattaatcatcttcggcttcacattaaaggtcttgagccacaagccgaagtgtgggtgacgtggaggaaggcctcacacacgacgatgaacgacgagatgtgaaggatggaatccggggccagatcatggaaatcgagcccgtaatagaacatgagccctctaacgaagggatctagactaaagccaagccctcggaggaagtgggaaacgaatacgacactctcgttgggctCGGGAGTAGGAACGActtgccctcgagcaggcagcctgtgcgcgacttcggcggtcagatacctggcttctcttagcctcttgatgtcctcctctgtgacggaggagggcatccaccgaccttgaaggttggatccggacatgatggAAGGTCCGAAacgcctagcctgagccttgggtgttggaactcggggtGGGGGAGGATTCAATTGAGCACGAGAAGAAAAAGACATGCCTTGGCCCcattataaagagggtgaatatcaagcgtcctccgcgtggccgtttggaacttgcactaaatcgaggagtcataccgaCAGGCctgattgggttacccacacccgtattgctGAGAATCCCATGaaaaagggacacgatctctgcttcgacaagacgtgccaataaaactgcCTCGCGAAacatgcagtggcaggctgggggaaacggttcgaataatgaccgggccatggtgtGATGCCACGTCATGAAAAGTTGTCAGctgattagatttgtggaaatattattctctctacgatggtatgtggaatttgttttgcagagccggacactatccttgtgttcaaaatcttttgtggggtattcggaggaggaacccgccttgcaatgccgaagacaatctgcatgccggactcatcgtcattgaagcctggtttaggggctactgagggagtcctggattagggggtcctcggacagccggactatatcctttggccggactgttggactatgaagatacaagattgaagacttcgacccgtctccggatgggactctccttggcgtggaaggcaagcttggaaatacggatatgtagatctcctcccttgtaaccgactctgtgtaaccctagccccctccggtgtctatatgaaccggagggttttagtccgtagggcaacaacaatcataccataggctagcttctagggtttagcctctacgatctcgtggtagatcaactcttgtaatactcatatcatcaagatcaatcaagcaggaactagggtattacctccatcgagagggcccgaacctaggtaaacatcgtgtcccctgcctcttgttaccatccgccttagacgcacagttcgggaccccctacccgagatccgctggttttgacaccgacactctcctcagggggagggaTGTTTTCCTCTTCGTCCTCCTCTTCCTtatcattgtcctcagggacagaggaatgggcttcgtcgtcttcggacgccACGTCCGGAGTGCCCTTGCAacgggggccactcttggcccccttggccttcttctccggcaccttatacggcgccggcaccagcatcttcgctaggcgcgggatgaccggttcttctagcagcggagccggacactggatccgcttcgccctctccatccagtcctgaaagggcaataataaaagctcagacatcatcctcgaaacatttaagttggggatacgtcaaaagtaacatacctcgctggcgaggtgtttatagtcgtgaccacggtctgaatccatggccggcggtttctcgttgcccttaaagagcaacttccaggcatcttcgtgggtggtctcgaagagcctcaccagggtccGATGCTTCTTCAGATTGAAATCCCACAGAGGGCAACCTCTGCGCTGGCatgggagaatccggcgaactagcatcacctggatcacatatGAGCTTGATGTCCTTGGCTATCATGCTCTGGACGCGCGTCTGCAACGCTATCAGCTCATTGGGTGAACActagtccggactcttctcgacccaagaggtgagtcgcatgggagcaccggagcggaattcagcagccgcggcccaggtggtgctgcggggttctgtgatgtagaaccattgtctCTGCCATTCTTTCACtgtctccacaaaagtgcctttcggccaggagacattGGGTAGCTtcctcaccatggctcctccgcactccgcgtgctggccgtccaccaccttcggctttacgttgaagactttgagccacagcctgaagtggggttggatgcggaggaaggcctcgcacacgacgataaacgccgatatgttgaggaaggaattcggggacagatcatgaaaatctatcccgtaataatacatcagcccgcagACAAAAGGGTGGAGCGGAAACCCCAGCtcgcggaagaaatgggggatgaatactaccctctcaatGGGCTTCGGTGTGGGGACGATTTGCCCCTCGGACGGCAAACGGTGagcgatctccttcgccaaatacccggccgcccgaagctcagtaatgtcctcctccttgacggaggagaccatccacttgccctggcctccggatccggacatggttgcttgagtggaaaggagatgagtacttgggcgctggagctcgagattggaaagacggagacagagagagggcgtgagagaggaagagggggggtccttatccccttataaaggcagcgaatattaAACGCTTCCTCACTCGCCAtgaaaactcgcctattcccaagggtcgTATAAATGGCACGGTtaggttacccatgcccgcattgatgagaatcccgcgatagggggacacgatctctgctttgacaagacgtgccaatggcaaccgcatctcaaaacatggagcggcagacgaaaaacggttcgaaattatgaccggacagacgtGATGACTGTGTTATTAAAAAGCTGTCAGCGGATAGAACTCGTGTGAAAATATACATTCTCTCTGCGGTTATGTATGGTGTGTATGTGGCAGGTCCGGATACTGTTaccgcatccgaagactatcttggagttcggaaaggggaacccgccttgcaatgccggagacaatctgcgcgccggactccgcgtcattgaagccaggttcaggggctactgagggagtcctggactaaggggtcctcgggcgtccggcctattatccatgggccgTACTGATGGGctgttgatgtctactacgcaaccttcttcttgtagacgttgttgggcctccaagtgtagaggtttgtaggacagtagcaaatttccctcaagtggatgacctaaggtttatcaatccgtgggaggcgtagaatgaagatggtctctctcaaacaaccctgcaaccaaataacaaagagtctcttatgtccccaacacacccaatacaatggtaaattgtataggtgcactagttcagcaaagagatggtgatacaagtgcaatatggatggtagatataggtttttgtaatctgaaaatataaaaacagcaaggttactaatgataaaagtgagcgtaaacggtattgcaatgctaggaaacaaggcctagggttcatactttcactagtgcaagttctctcaacaataataacataataggatcatataactatccctcaacatgcaacaaagagtcactccaaagtcactaatagcggagaac
The sequence above is a segment of the Aegilops tauschii subsp. strangulata cultivar AL8/78 chromosome 6, Aet v6.0, whole genome shotgun sequence genome. Coding sequences within it:
- the LOC141026069 gene encoding uncharacterized protein, producing the protein MIHVTKRRSKHALRDTRAVEPVTPKFNPWSACPITFDRRDHLTSIRYGGLAALVLDPIIDGYHLTQVLMDGGSSLNLIYQNTVRKMGIDPTRISHSNTTFKGIIPGPEAHCTGSLVLEVVFGSPGNFRSEKLTFDIAPFRSGYQALLGRTAFAHFNAVLHYACLKLKMPGPHGIITISGNIEPRTRLDESGVSRMGAPERNSAAAAQVVLRGSVM